A portion of the Algisphaera agarilytica genome contains these proteins:
- a CDS encoding right-handed parallel beta-helix repeat-containing protein, with product MHKTLATLLMFALLVVTGVAQGQEITIKVTPENTVHVTQGFETEEVSNIDGLADDQGDARMTVLFPEQKPAVYELESEEDYLLITDGYLPAGGEILLQATVDHTGDPVPAFEHVIRGGDWLIDAKYMEQLPLGEVTISATLRTPGRNDAVASHPFYILEPGVIDPDSDTDWFDWEGQTPADTPFTPGEGFVEFEPAADARIYYVSATGSDSNDGLSQARPLRTAKAAYSKLRNGSSDWILFKAGEVFDGGFGTWTKSGASAEAPLHVGVYGEGDRPIIHTNGGEFWKAWGSVSNIRMEGIHAFANKRLGTSKDQLAWGEYGVFLFGKGENFFFQDCKFEGFKFNLAFQGYSEGSIRNLMVYRCIVNNAFGHWDHEVAGHSSGVFLKSVANAEFVECTFDRNGWNPQVSGANRTKFNHNMYIQYNSDNVNVRQSIITRGASHGLQLRCGGDIVENLFVRNALACFVQLDPSNIVDNVIIESDDIDDKEIRGQGITVNPTEEALVSNNIVTRKAGRAGWMTGIQTAWTSDVSKIPTYNVSIHDNIVWNWWMNEPNLPIKTREGNVTRYNNTIDGVVSETGQRVVYKDPTVGFDGYIDGGFSEFLRQAVQRRRGEWNPEVSAAAFNAYMRDGFTPAVSTAQNF from the coding sequence ATGCATAAGACCCTCGCGACCCTACTGATGTTTGCCCTGCTGGTGGTGACCGGCGTGGCCCAAGGGCAAGAAATCACCATCAAGGTGACGCCTGAGAACACGGTGCACGTTACCCAGGGTTTCGAGACCGAAGAAGTCTCGAACATAGACGGGCTGGCCGACGATCAGGGCGACGCCCGGATGACGGTGTTGTTCCCCGAGCAGAAGCCCGCGGTGTACGAGCTGGAGTCCGAGGAAGACTACCTGCTGATCACCGACGGCTACCTCCCCGCGGGTGGCGAGATCCTTCTGCAGGCCACGGTCGATCACACCGGTGATCCGGTCCCGGCCTTCGAACACGTGATCCGCGGCGGTGATTGGCTGATCGACGCCAAGTACATGGAACAACTGCCCCTGGGCGAAGTGACCATCTCGGCGACGCTCCGCACGCCCGGCCGCAACGACGCGGTCGCCAGCCACCCGTTCTACATCCTTGAGCCCGGCGTCATCGATCCCGATTCCGACACCGACTGGTTCGACTGGGAAGGCCAAACCCCCGCTGATACTCCCTTCACCCCCGGCGAAGGTTTTGTGGAGTTTGAACCCGCCGCCGACGCCCGCATCTACTACGTCAGCGCCACCGGCAGCGACAGCAACGACGGCCTGAGCCAGGCACGTCCGCTCCGCACCGCCAAGGCCGCCTACAGCAAGCTCCGCAACGGCTCGAGCGACTGGATCCTCTTCAAGGCGGGCGAAGTTTTCGACGGCGGTTTCGGCACCTGGACCAAGTCCGGCGCCTCGGCTGAAGCACCGCTCCACGTCGGCGTGTACGGCGAAGGCGACCGGCCGATCATCCACACCAACGGCGGCGAGTTCTGGAAGGCCTGGGGCTCGGTTTCGAACATCCGTATGGAAGGTATCCACGCCTTCGCCAACAAGCGGCTCGGCACCAGCAAGGACCAGCTCGCTTGGGGTGAGTACGGCGTGTTCCTCTTCGGCAAGGGCGAGAACTTCTTCTTCCAGGACTGCAAGTTCGAAGGTTTCAAGTTCAACCTGGCTTTCCAAGGCTACAGCGAAGGTTCGATCCGGAACCTGATGGTTTACCGCTGCATCGTCAACAACGCCTTCGGCCACTGGGACCACGAAGTCGCGGGCCACTCCTCGGGCGTGTTCCTCAAGAGCGTCGCCAACGCCGAATTTGTTGAATGCACCTTCGACCGCAACGGCTGGAACCCGCAGGTCAGCGGAGCCAACCGCACCAAGTTCAACCACAACATGTACATCCAGTACAACAGCGACAATGTCAACGTCCGCCAGAGCATCATCACCCGTGGCGCTTCCCACGGCCTGCAGCTCCGCTGCGGCGGCGACATCGTTGAAAACCTCTTCGTCCGCAACGCTCTGGCTTGCTTCGTTCAGCTCGACCCCAGCAACATCGTGGACAACGTCATTATCGAAAGTGACGACATCGACGACAAGGAAATCCGCGGTCAGGGCATCACCGTGAACCCGACCGAGGAGGCGCTGGTATCCAACAACATCGTCACCCGCAAGGCGGGGCGTGCGGGTTGGATGACCGGTATCCAAACCGCTTGGACCAGCGACGTCAGCAAGATCCCGACCTACAACGTCAGCATCCACGACAACATCGTCTGGAACTGGTGGATGAACGAGCCCAACCTCCCGATCAAAACCCGGGAAGGCAACGTCACCCGCTACAACAACACGATCGACGGCGTCGTGTCCGAGACCGGCCAGCGTGTGGTCTACAAAGACCCGACCGTCGGCTTCGACGGCTACATCGACGGCGGCTTCTCCGAGTTCCTTCGTCAGGCGGTTCAACGTCGCCGAGGCGAGTGGAACCCGGAAGTGTCCGCGGCCGCGTTCAACGCTTACATGCGTGACGGCTTTACGCCCGCCGTCTCGACCGCTCAGAACTTCTAA
- a CDS encoding GspE/PulE family protein — MDQFEHDSNALPVPADQVGLKDLWAPSTTALVAVRDLGKSLEANGIISAAQLATARGVAEKTPGKPLADIFFDMGVDEVELQQTLASISHMAFERIDPQNLEAAKFINRLTLSYCQEHGVMPLRYAGSRLVVGVVHVDDLVLLDELRHKIGQSIKPVVVTRSDIDAVAEALKSDESEDNSVSMDDVLEGIDEDDVEVVEENNDDLDLEKMAGESPVIRYVNYLIFNAVKEGASDIHIEPQEKKIRVRYRIDGVMFDATNPPNQMRSAIISRIKIMANLDIAERRLPQDGRIRAMVHGRKLDLRVSTLPMVQGEKCVMRILDTRSIQVDLDDLGMDQDSLQIWKHQISQPHGIVLVTGPTGSGKTTTLYASLGKMDRDKLNISTAEDPVEYHLSGINQTQTHASIGMTFAAALRALLRQDPDVIMVGEVRDVETAKTAIEASLTGHLVLSTLHTNDAPSAITRLINIGVEPYLIGSAVNGVLAQRLVRKICSNCKTQTVPDDVIAEHLAMQGIAMDQVWTGAGCDKCRGTGYSGRLGIYEMLVLNDNLRDRVAGNPNVTEFRRMCVEGGMVTLREDGFRKVANGLTTVDEVLRVTES, encoded by the coding sequence ATGGACCAATTTGAACACGACAGCAACGCGCTGCCCGTGCCCGCCGATCAGGTCGGGCTGAAAGACCTCTGGGCCCCGTCGACGACCGCACTGGTGGCTGTCCGGGACCTGGGCAAGTCGCTTGAGGCCAACGGCATCATCAGCGCCGCGCAGCTCGCGACCGCACGCGGCGTGGCCGAGAAGACCCCGGGCAAGCCCCTGGCGGACATCTTCTTCGACATGGGCGTGGATGAGGTGGAGCTGCAGCAGACGCTGGCCAGCATCTCGCACATGGCCTTCGAGCGGATCGATCCGCAGAACCTAGAGGCCGCGAAGTTCATCAACCGCCTGACCCTGTCCTACTGCCAGGAACACGGCGTGATGCCGCTGCGTTACGCGGGCTCCCGTCTGGTGGTCGGTGTGGTTCACGTGGACGACCTGGTCCTGCTCGACGAACTGCGTCACAAGATTGGTCAATCGATCAAGCCCGTGGTGGTTACCCGTAGCGACATCGACGCCGTTGCCGAGGCCTTGAAGTCCGACGAGTCGGAAGACAACAGCGTGTCGATGGACGACGTGCTGGAAGGTATCGACGAAGACGACGTCGAGGTGGTCGAAGAGAACAACGACGACCTGGACCTCGAGAAGATGGCGGGCGAGTCGCCGGTCATCCGCTACGTCAACTACTTGATCTTCAACGCGGTCAAGGAAGGCGCCTCGGACATCCACATCGAGCCTCAGGAAAAGAAGATCCGCGTGCGCTACCGCATCGACGGTGTGATGTTCGACGCGACCAATCCACCCAACCAGATGCGGTCCGCGATCATCTCGCGGATCAAGATCATGGCCAACCTCGACATCGCCGAGCGGCGGCTGCCCCAGGACGGCCGGATCCGCGCGATGGTTCACGGCCGAAAGCTCGACCTGCGGGTCTCGACTCTGCCCATGGTTCAGGGTGAGAAGTGCGTGATGCGTATCCTCGATACGCGGTCGATTCAGGTCGACCTCGACGACCTGGGCATGGACCAGGACAGCCTGCAGATCTGGAAGCACCAGATCAGCCAGCCCCACGGCATCGTACTGGTCACCGGCCCAACCGGTTCGGGTAAAACAACCACGCTCTACGCCTCGCTGGGCAAGATGGACCGTGACAAGCTGAACATTTCCACGGCCGAAGACCCCGTGGAATACCACCTGTCGGGCATCAACCAGACCCAGACCCACGCCAGCATCGGTATGACCTTCGCCGCGGCCCTTCGGGCGCTGCTGCGTCAGGACCCCGACGTCATCATGGTGGGTGAAGTTCGGGACGTCGAAACCGCCAAGACCGCAATCGAGGCGTCACTGACCGGTCACTTGGTGCTGTCGACCCTGCACACGAATGATGCGCCGTCGGCGATCACGCGTCTGATCAACATCGGCGTTGAGCCTTACCTCATCGGTTCGGCGGTCAACGGCGTGTTGGCTCAGCGTCTGGTGCGGAAGATCTGCAGCAACTGCAAGACCCAGACCGTGCCGGACGATGTCATCGCGGAACACCTGGCGATGCAAGGCATCGCGATGGACCAGGTCTGGACCGGCGCGGGCTGCGACAAGTGCCGCGGGACGGGGTACTCGGGGCGTCTGGGTATCTACGAGATGCTCGTGCTCAACGACAACCTCCGCGACCGCGTGGCGGGTAACCCGAATGTCACCGAGTTCCGCCGGATGTGCGTCGAGGGCGGCATGGTCACCCTGCGTGAGGACGGCTTCCGCAAGGTGGCTAACGGCCTGACCACGGTTGACGAAGTGCTCCGGGTCACGGAATCCTGA
- a CDS encoding DnaJ domain-containing protein: MKVPREASHNDPRRRMPRHETDAVSCGLGSVLDLSGTGMRLGISGRCSIKIGQIVPVKLKTPHGSVAVAARAVWRRRTGLLGGCQIGFNFDGIKPSQAVALATIARFGFIAPDGVQQAGAGEGVESVGQSPSAIEANIIMAEYYERLGLDPEATAQDIKHAYRQLARKYHPDVAPGEDNQRKFVELREAYDLLNDHLRRAG, from the coding sequence ATGAAGGTGCCACGTGAGGCCTCCCATAACGACCCCCGCCGACGGATGCCGCGTCATGAGACCGACGCGGTGAGCTGTGGGCTTGGGAGCGTGCTGGACCTCTCGGGCACGGGCATGCGATTGGGGATATCCGGCCGGTGCTCGATCAAGATCGGGCAGATCGTTCCGGTGAAACTCAAGACCCCGCACGGGTCGGTCGCGGTTGCGGCACGGGCTGTTTGGCGTCGCCGCACCGGGCTCCTGGGCGGTTGTCAGATCGGCTTCAACTTCGACGGCATCAAGCCCAGCCAGGCCGTCGCCCTGGCGACGATCGCTCGCTTCGGCTTCATCGCTCCCGATGGCGTTCAGCAGGCGGGTGCGGGTGAGGGCGTCGAATCTGTCGGGCAATCGCCCAGCGCCATCGAAGCCAATATCATCATGGCCGAGTATTACGAACGCCTAGGCCTCGATCCCGAAGCCACGGCCCAGGACATCAAGCACGCCTACCGGCAGCTCGCCCGCAAGTATCACCCCGACGTGGCCCCCGGCGAAGACAATCAGCGGAAGTTCGTCGAGCTGCGTGAAGCCTACGACTTGCTCAATGACCACCTGCGTCGCGCGGGTTAA
- the ppdK gene encoding pyruvate, phosphate dikinase yields MATKKTSRRSTAKTSKMVYYFGKTKTDGNAKQRELLGGKGANLADMTSIGLPVPPGFTCTTECCDQYYKQGRKLPKGLMDQVHKAVKLLEKENGKKFGSNTDPLLMSVRSGAAQSMPGMMDTVLNLGLNDQAVVGLANATGNERFAYDSYRRLLNMYGDVVMGVDHHAFEAEFDKIKAEQGVDLDTDVDTAGLIKLCGLYKKVIKKHTGQNFPQDPMKQLEMGITAVFSSWMVPRAIRYRQINEMTGLLGTAVNVQTMVYGNMGDDCGTGVAFTRNPSTGANKFYGEFLVNSQGEDVVAGIRTPLPCESMPKWKAPNNKTIGKQMHAELMKMKGILEKHYKDVQDIEFTIERGKLFMLQTRNGKRTGAAAVKIACDMVKEKLITEKTAVKRIPANDLTQLLLPSFDPKAKKSASPLTVGLPASPGASFGALAFTAEEAVERTHAGERVLLVRQETSPEDVDGMHSADGILTSTGGMTSHAAVVARGWGKCCVAGAGEIQIDAKAGKIKVAGKTYGRKDVLSIDGTTGEVFAGEMDTVSPKLSGDFATVMKWADKYRKLAVRTNADSPADSKRARDFGAEGIGLCRTEHMFFEGDRITAMREMILAETEGDRKKALKKLLPYQRKDFVGIFTAMKGLPVTVRLLDPPLHEFVPHDAKGQKEVAKALGISPAKVKARVAMLHEANPMLGHRGCRLSITYPEILTMQVTAIVEAAIACKKKRVEAKPEIMIPLVGTKAELALLRAKAEETIADVLAAKKFKGKLDITIGTMIEIPRAALTADEVAEEADFFSFGTNDLTQMTFGYSRDDVNSFLPDYIGHEILEKDPFQSLDTTGVGQLVAMGVAKGRSTKKKLKVGICGEHGGDPASIQFCHDTGLDYVSCSPFRVPIARLAAAQAALA; encoded by the coding sequence ATGGCCACCAAGAAGACCTCTCGCCGATCGACCGCCAAGACCTCTAAGATGGTCTACTACTTCGGTAAGACCAAGACCGACGGCAACGCCAAGCAGCGCGAGCTGCTCGGCGGCAAAGGCGCCAACCTCGCCGACATGACCAGCATCGGCCTCCCCGTGCCTCCCGGCTTCACCTGCACCACCGAGTGCTGCGACCAGTACTACAAGCAAGGCCGCAAGCTGCCCAAGGGCCTGATGGACCAAGTCCACAAGGCCGTCAAGCTCCTCGAAAAAGAAAACGGCAAGAAGTTCGGCAGCAACACCGACCCGCTGCTCATGTCCGTCCGCTCGGGTGCTGCCCAGTCGATGCCCGGCATGATGGACACCGTCCTCAACCTCGGCCTCAACGACCAGGCCGTCGTCGGTCTGGCCAACGCCACCGGCAACGAACGCTTCGCTTACGACTCGTACCGCCGTCTGCTCAACATGTACGGCGACGTCGTCATGGGCGTTGACCACCACGCCTTCGAAGCCGAATTCGACAAGATCAAAGCCGAGCAAGGCGTTGACCTCGACACCGACGTCGACACCGCTGGCCTTATCAAGCTCTGCGGCCTCTACAAGAAGGTCATCAAGAAGCACACCGGCCAGAACTTCCCGCAAGACCCCATGAAGCAGCTGGAGATGGGCATCACCGCCGTGTTCAGCTCGTGGATGGTCCCCCGTGCGATCCGCTACCGTCAGATCAACGAGATGACCGGCCTGCTCGGCACCGCCGTGAACGTCCAGACCATGGTCTACGGCAACATGGGTGATGACTGCGGCACCGGCGTCGCCTTCACCCGTAACCCGTCGACGGGTGCCAACAAGTTCTACGGCGAGTTCCTCGTCAACTCGCAAGGCGAAGACGTCGTCGCGGGTATCCGCACCCCGCTGCCCTGCGAATCGATGCCCAAGTGGAAGGCCCCCAACAACAAGACCATCGGCAAGCAGATGCACGCCGAGCTCATGAAGATGAAGGGCATCCTCGAGAAGCACTACAAGGATGTTCAAGACATCGAGTTCACCATCGAGCGTGGCAAGCTTTTCATGCTGCAAACGCGTAACGGTAAGCGTACCGGTGCCGCGGCCGTGAAGATCGCCTGCGACATGGTCAAGGAGAAGCTGATCACCGAGAAGACGGCCGTGAAGCGTATCCCCGCCAACGACCTGACCCAGCTGCTGCTGCCCTCGTTCGACCCCAAAGCCAAGAAGTCGGCCTCGCCGCTGACCGTCGGCCTGCCCGCGTCGCCCGGTGCGTCGTTCGGTGCCCTGGCGTTCACCGCCGAGGAAGCCGTCGAGCGGACCCACGCCGGTGAGCGTGTCCTGCTGGTCCGTCAGGAAACCAGCCCCGAAGACGTCGACGGCATGCACAGCGCCGACGGCATCCTCACCTCGACCGGCGGCATGACCAGCCACGCGGCGGTTGTCGCTCGTGGTTGGGGCAAGTGCTGCGTCGCCGGTGCCGGTGAGATCCAGATCGACGCCAAGGCCGGCAAGATCAAGGTCGCGGGCAAGACCTACGGCCGTAAGGACGTGCTGTCGATCGACGGCACCACCGGCGAAGTCTTCGCCGGTGAAATGGACACCGTCTCGCCCAAGCTGTCGGGTGACTTCGCCACCGTCATGAAGTGGGCCGACAAGTACCGCAAGCTCGCGGTCCGCACCAACGCCGACTCGCCCGCCGACTCGAAGCGTGCCCGTGACTTCGGTGCCGAAGGTATCGGCCTCTGCCGCACCGAGCACATGTTCTTCGAAGGCGACCGCATCACCGCCATGCGGGAGATGATCCTGGCCGAGACCGAAGGCGACCGTAAGAAGGCGCTGAAGAAGCTCCTTCCTTACCAGCGCAAGGACTTCGTCGGTATCTTCACCGCCATGAAGGGCCTGCCCGTGACCGTGCGTCTGCTCGACCCGCCGCTGCACGAGTTCGTCCCCCACGACGCCAAGGGCCAGAAGGAAGTCGCCAAGGCGCTGGGCATCTCACCCGCCAAGGTGAAGGCTCGCGTGGCCATGCTGCACGAAGCCAACCCGATGCTGGGTCACCGCGGCTGCCGCCTGTCGATCACCTACCCCGAGATCCTGACCATGCAGGTCACCGCGATCGTCGAGGCCGCCATCGCCTGCAAGAAGAAGCGTGTCGAAGCTAAGCCCGAGATCATGATCCCGCTGGTCGGCACCAAGGCCGAGCTCGCCCTGCTGCGTGCTAAGGCCGAGGAAACCATCGCCGATGTGCTGGCCGCCAAGAAGTTCAAGGGCAAGCTGGACATCACCATCGGCACCATGATCGAGATCCCGCGTGCGGCCCTGACCGCCGACGAGGTCGCCGAGGAAGCCGACTTCTTCAGCTTCGGCACCAACGACCTGACGCAGATGACCTTCGGCTACAGCCGTGACGACGTCAACAGCTTCCTGCCGGACTACATCGGCCACGAGATCCTCGAGAAGGACCCGTTCCAGTCGCTGGACACCACCGGCGTCGGTCAGCTGGTCGCCATGGGCGTCGCCAAGGGCCGTTCGACCAAGAAGAAGCTCAAGGTCGGCATCTGTGGTGAGCACGGCGGCGACCCCGCCTCGATCCAGTTCTGCCACGACACCGGCCTGGACTACGTGTCCTGCTCGCCGTTCCGTGTGCCGATCGCCCGCCTCGCCGCGGCACAGGCCGCTCTGGCCTAA
- a CDS encoding cysteine peptidase family C39 domain-containing protein, with translation MSGTESVIWFIGIALFTVFAWWGGVCLGRGHAWVGRLTIVAGIGLILAWGWLIRHPATAVSLIPVGILSRIEGVGGVPLFMMVLGAAWARCEVARQRVVIGWAMMFGAIYFVNGGMWMLQETPASVMGQTVSAHDIRQSQDYSCVPAACATALNLLEIPSTEKEMAELTQTRPGTGATMIRALDGLERRLRGGELRPILSAPRYEELSDLPMPLLTPLQFEATRQHMVVIVKVTDDGVWFMDPMDGYQYFVHEEFSRLYRNQVIEFRSF, from the coding sequence ATGAGTGGTACCGAGTCGGTCATTTGGTTCATCGGGATAGCGCTCTTCACCGTGTTCGCGTGGTGGGGCGGTGTGTGTCTGGGCCGAGGCCATGCCTGGGTGGGCCGGCTAACGATTGTGGCGGGGATCGGCCTGATCCTGGCGTGGGGGTGGTTGATCCGTCATCCGGCCACGGCGGTCAGTTTGATTCCGGTTGGGATCCTCAGCCGAATCGAGGGGGTTGGTGGGGTGCCGTTGTTCATGATGGTGCTGGGGGCGGCGTGGGCGCGATGTGAGGTGGCTCGGCAGCGGGTCGTGATCGGCTGGGCGATGATGTTCGGTGCGATCTACTTCGTGAATGGGGGGATGTGGATGCTGCAGGAGACGCCCGCCTCGGTCATGGGGCAGACGGTGTCCGCGCACGATATCCGACAGAGCCAGGACTACTCCTGTGTCCCCGCGGCCTGTGCCACGGCATTGAATCTTCTGGAGATCCCCTCGACCGAGAAGGAGATGGCGGAGCTGACCCAGACCCGGCCGGGAACGGGGGCTACGATGATCCGCGCCCTCGACGGGCTTGAGCGCCGTTTACGCGGAGGCGAATTGCGGCCGATCCTGAGCGCTCCACGCTACGAAGAGCTGAGTGACTTGCCCATGCCTCTGCTGACGCCGTTGCAGTTCGAGGCGACACGACAGCACATGGTGGTCATCGTCAAGGTAACGGACGACGGTGTCTGGTTCATGGACCCGATGGATGGCTACCAGTACTTCGTCCACGAGGAGTTCTCCCGCCTGTACCGCAATCAGGTCATCGAGTTCCGTTCATTCTGA
- a CDS encoding rhomboid family intramembrane serine protease, which yields MKWTRQLEHKLAGFAVPHLTLGIIGVQIMSFLAGVSNPDIAAGMVLDTQLVRQGEWWRIFTFMMVPPSGFFLFAVIAWYILYFTGAGLENAIGTPKYNLYWLIGYLASVAVAFAVPGAPVSNAFLATSVFLAFAVLYPDFEILLFFILPVKMKWLGMFSGGIFVYIAISRIAVGAWAGPAMVFAATLNFMIFFGPELLRRIKRGHNQMKRQRDAIAEANEPFHRCSVCGITDISHPQAEFRYNAEANGTVCYCLDHLPGGDEK from the coding sequence ATGAAGTGGACCCGACAACTCGAACACAAACTCGCGGGTTTCGCCGTTCCCCACCTGACCCTGGGGATCATCGGCGTCCAGATCATGTCGTTCTTAGCCGGGGTATCCAACCCGGATATCGCCGCGGGCATGGTGCTCGACACCCAGCTCGTCCGCCAAGGCGAGTGGTGGCGGATCTTTACCTTCATGATGGTGCCGCCGTCGGGCTTCTTCCTCTTCGCCGTGATCGCCTGGTACATCCTGTATTTCACCGGGGCGGGTTTAGAAAACGCGATCGGGACGCCTAAATACAACCTGTATTGGCTGATTGGCTATTTGGCGAGCGTTGCAGTGGCCTTTGCCGTCCCCGGAGCGCCGGTCTCCAACGCCTTTCTGGCGACGTCGGTCTTCCTCGCCTTCGCGGTGCTCTATCCCGACTTTGAGATTCTGCTGTTCTTCATCTTGCCGGTGAAGATGAAGTGGCTGGGGATGTTTTCGGGGGGGATCTTCGTCTACATCGCGATCAGCAGGATCGCGGTCGGAGCTTGGGCGGGGCCGGCCATGGTCTTTGCCGCGACGCTGAACTTCATGATTTTCTTCGGCCCGGAGTTGCTACGCCGGATCAAACGTGGCCACAACCAAATGAAGCGCCAGCGCGACGCGATCGCCGAAGCCAACGAGCCGTTCCACCGCTGCTCGGTGTGTGGAATCACCGATATCTCTCACCCGCAGGCGGAGTTTCGCTACAACGCCGAGGCCAACGGAACGGTTTGTTACTGCTTGGACCACCTGCCCGGTGGCGACGAAAAATAA
- a CDS encoding DUF2167 domain-containing protein, giving the protein MFNSSLPVCRVFLAAALSLFLFTPSVSSQEVAEADVWSLQDYRDIGINFQSGPMNGDLGNAEIKVKSGWAFLGTGDTKKLMELYGNQLTGMERGTLVRADEPDSWFAVFEFDPIGYIADAESEDLDAKAMLKAFKKSDGPANEWRQQNGQAPLNTVGWKTEPFYDPQTNNLEWCLELESEGYPVLNHNIRILGRRGVMQVTLVCDPADLDAALMHVQSALTAFSFKSGESYAEYRSGDKIAKYGLAALVTGGAVAVAAKSGVLSKLIKPIIIGVVVLGGVFAKFFKGLFGGFAKE; this is encoded by the coding sequence ATGTTTAATTCGTCATTGCCCGTTTGCCGTGTGTTCCTCGCGGCGGCGTTGTCGCTGTTTTTGTTTACGCCCAGCGTGTCTTCCCAAGAAGTAGCGGAAGCAGATGTTTGGAGCCTCCAAGACTACCGCGACATCGGCATCAACTTTCAAAGCGGCCCGATGAACGGTGACTTGGGTAACGCCGAAATCAAAGTTAAATCGGGCTGGGCATTCCTTGGCACGGGCGACACCAAGAAGCTGATGGAATTGTACGGCAACCAGCTCACCGGCATGGAGCGGGGGACACTCGTTAGGGCCGATGAGCCCGACTCGTGGTTTGCCGTGTTTGAGTTCGACCCGATCGGGTACATCGCCGACGCCGAGAGTGAAGACCTTGATGCCAAGGCCATGCTCAAAGCGTTTAAGAAAAGCGATGGCCCCGCCAATGAGTGGCGGCAGCAGAACGGCCAGGCGCCGCTCAATACCGTCGGCTGGAAGACCGAGCCGTTCTACGATCCGCAGACCAACAACCTCGAGTGGTGCCTCGAGCTCGAGAGCGAGGGCTACCCGGTGCTGAACCACAACATCCGCATCCTCGGCCGGCGTGGCGTGATGCAGGTGACGCTGGTGTGTGACCCCGCCGACCTCGACGCGGCGCTGATGCACGTACAGTCGGCCTTGACGGCGTTCTCGTTCAAGAGTGGCGAAAGCTACGCCGAATACCGCAGCGGCGACAAGATCGCCAAGTATGGCCTGGCGGCGCTGGTCACCGGCGGGGCGGTCGCGGTGGCGGCCAAGAGCGGGGTGCTGAGCAAGCTAATCAAGCCCATCATCATTGGTGTTGTGGTCCTCGGCGGCGTGTTCGCCAAGTTTTTCAAGGGCCTCTTCGGCGGCTTTGCCAAGGAATAG
- a CDS encoding acyl-CoA thioesterase: MSEKLHQITVPIRVRYQECDPMNVAHHSVYPVWLEIARTELLRSMGQTYRDLEAAGVFLVVAKLSLRYRRPAMYDDELEVSVTALPTVGVKLEHRYEIRRGKDLIAAAETTLACVDGDGKLRPVPEKVLNPGP, encoded by the coding sequence ATGAGTGAAAAGCTTCACCAGATCACCGTGCCGATCCGCGTGCGATACCAGGAGTGTGACCCGATGAATGTCGCGCACCACTCGGTGTATCCGGTGTGGCTGGAGATCGCACGCACCGAGTTGTTGAGGTCGATGGGGCAGACCTACCGTGACCTGGAAGCGGCGGGGGTGTTCCTGGTTGTGGCCAAGCTGTCGCTTCGTTACCGCCGCCCGGCGATGTACGACGACGAGCTGGAGGTCTCGGTGACGGCGCTGCCGACGGTGGGCGTGAAGCTGGAGCACCGCTACGAGATCCGCCGGGGCAAGGACTTGATCGCGGCGGCGGAGACGACCCTGGCGTGTGTGGATGGGGACGGGAAGCTCCGCCCGGTACCCGAAAAGGTACTCAATCCGGGTCCGTAA